In one Niveibacterium umoris genomic region, the following are encoded:
- the ppdK gene encoding pyruvate, phosphate dikinase, with the protein MTTYVYSFERGDGKNKMLLGGKGANLAEMTQIGLNVPPGFTITTEACLAYLEHDALPDGVMDEVRTAMCELEEKTGRGFGSKTNPLLVSVRSGSAMSMPGMMDTILNLGLNAETLEGLIHQTDNPRFGYDAWRRFIQLYGKIALGVPDELFDEAMNELKQKVGAKQDVDLTGPQLKELAQSYVGIVEKHTGHPFPTDPMQQLEMAIAAVFRSWMGKRAVDYRRQFKITPEMANGTAVNVCTMVFGNMGNDSATGVGFTRNPATGENVIFGEYLTNAQGEDVVAGIRTPKPIAEMALEMPRLHAELMDLRNKLERHYKEIQDFEFTIEKGRLYALQTRNGKMNARAMVVTSVEMANEGVITREQALLRANPALLEQLMVPTLAPGSNAVSLATGLPASPGAASGRVVFDADTAEARGKLGEKIILVREETKPEDIHGFFAAEGILTARGGKTSHAAVVARGMGKPCVSGCAAIQIDVHARKARVGEAEFVEGDVITIDGTTGKVYAGRIPTVEAEFFGELQTLLEWADEAATLKVRANADTPNDAARAKRFGAVGIGLCRTERMFNDPGRLPVVQEMILADTPEERQSALDRLLPFQREDFKGIFRAMAGLPVTVRLLDPPIHEFLPTASQLEFEIDHLRNLKRAVRGMNELPETLRMLDPELHHAYVDSLDHLNANLVEYEHQHRFDALISRREAMLRKVHALHEVNPMLGHRGVRLGLTNPEIYTMQIRALFEAAAGCMREGVTVNAEIMVPQVCTREELVRVKAIFDTELDRVTALLGERPHVRFGTMIEVVRACMRAGSLAQIAEFFSFGTNDLTQATFSFSREDAENKFLPFYQETKILRENPFEVLDVKGVGRLMQMAVQWGREVRPDLKVGICGEQGGQPDSVRFCHAIGLDYVSCSAPRVPIARLAAAQAKLREKEYSTTVFD; encoded by the coding sequence ATGACCACCTATGTTTATTCGTTCGAACGCGGCGACGGCAAGAACAAGATGCTGCTCGGCGGCAAGGGCGCGAACCTTGCCGAGATGACGCAGATCGGGCTGAACGTACCGCCCGGATTCACGATCACCACCGAAGCCTGCCTCGCCTACCTCGAACACGATGCGCTGCCCGATGGCGTGATGGACGAAGTACGCACCGCGATGTGCGAACTCGAAGAGAAGACCGGCCGCGGTTTCGGCTCGAAGACCAATCCGCTGCTGGTGTCGGTGCGCTCCGGCTCCGCGATGTCGATGCCCGGCATGATGGACACCATCCTCAATCTCGGCCTCAATGCCGAGACACTGGAGGGGCTGATCCACCAGACCGACAACCCGCGCTTCGGCTACGACGCGTGGCGTCGTTTCATCCAGCTCTACGGCAAGATCGCCCTCGGCGTGCCGGACGAGTTGTTCGACGAGGCGATGAACGAGCTCAAGCAGAAAGTCGGCGCCAAGCAGGACGTCGATCTCACCGGGCCGCAGCTCAAGGAGCTCGCGCAGTCCTACGTCGGCATCGTCGAGAAGCACACCGGTCACCCCTTCCCGACCGATCCGATGCAGCAGCTGGAAATGGCGATTGCCGCGGTGTTCCGTTCGTGGATGGGCAAGCGTGCGGTGGACTACCGTCGTCAGTTCAAGATCACGCCCGAGATGGCCAACGGCACCGCGGTGAACGTGTGCACGATGGTCTTCGGCAACATGGGCAACGACTCGGCGACCGGCGTCGGTTTCACGCGCAATCCGGCGACCGGCGAGAACGTGATCTTTGGCGAATACCTTACCAACGCGCAGGGTGAAGACGTGGTCGCGGGCATCCGCACACCGAAACCGATCGCCGAGATGGCGCTGGAAATGCCGCGCCTGCACGCGGAGTTGATGGACCTGCGCAACAAGCTCGAACGCCACTACAAGGAAATCCAGGACTTCGAGTTCACGATCGAGAAGGGTCGCCTGTACGCGCTGCAAACCCGCAACGGCAAGATGAACGCGCGTGCGATGGTGGTGACCTCGGTCGAGATGGCCAACGAAGGCGTGATCACCCGCGAGCAGGCGCTGCTGCGCGCCAACCCGGCCCTGCTCGAACAGCTGATGGTGCCGACGCTGGCGCCGGGCTCGAATGCGGTGTCGCTTGCGACCGGCTTGCCGGCATCGCCCGGTGCGGCGTCCGGCCGGGTGGTGTTCGACGCGGATACCGCCGAGGCACGCGGCAAGCTGGGCGAAAAGATCATCCTTGTGCGCGAGGAAACCAAACCCGAAGACATTCACGGTTTCTTTGCCGCAGAGGGCATCCTTACCGCGCGCGGCGGCAAGACATCACACGCGGCAGTGGTTGCGCGCGGCATGGGCAAGCCCTGCGTGTCAGGCTGCGCGGCGATCCAGATCGATGTGCATGCGCGCAAGGCGCGCGTCGGTGAAGCTGAATTCGTCGAGGGCGATGTCATCACGATCGACGGCACCACCGGCAAGGTCTACGCCGGGCGCATCCCGACCGTCGAAGCCGAGTTCTTCGGCGAGTTGCAGACCCTGCTCGAATGGGCAGACGAAGCCGCAACGCTGAAAGTGCGCGCCAATGCAGACACGCCGAACGACGCGGCGCGCGCCAAACGCTTCGGTGCAGTAGGCATCGGGCTGTGTCGCACCGAACGCATGTTCAACGATCCAGGCCGTCTGCCGGTCGTGCAGGAAATGATCCTTGCCGACACACCCGAAGAGCGGCAGTCCGCGCTCGATCGGCTGCTCCCCTTCCAGCGCGAGGACTTCAAGGGCATCTTCCGCGCCATGGCCGGCCTGCCGGTGACGGTGCGCCTGCTCGATCCGCCGATCCACGAATTCCTGCCGACTGCATCGCAGCTTGAGTTCGAGATCGACCACCTGCGCAACCTCAAGCGCGCGGTACGTGGCATGAACGAGTTGCCCGAAACGCTGCGCATGCTCGACCCCGAGCTGCACCACGCCTATGTCGACAGTCTTGACCACCTCAATGCCAACCTTGTCGAGTACGAGCACCAGCACCGCTTCGACGCGCTGATTTCGCGGCGCGAGGCAATGCTGCGCAAGGTGCATGCGCTGCACGAAGTGAACCCGATGCTTGGCCACCGTGGCGTGCGGCTCGGGCTGACGAACCCCGAGATCTACACGATGCAGATCCGCGCGCTGTTTGAAGCGGCGGCAGGTTGCATGCGCGAAGGCGTGACGGTCAATGCGGAAATCATGGTGCCGCAGGTGTGCACCCGCGAAGAACTTGTCCGCGTAAAGGCGATCTTCGATACCGAACTCGACCGGGTGACGGCGCTGTTGGGCGAACGTCCGCATGTGCGTTTCGGCACCATGATCGAAGTCGTGCGCGCCTGCATGCGCGCAGGCTCGCTGGCGCAGATTGCCGAGTTCTTCAGTTTCGGCACCAACGACCTGACGCAGGCCACCTTCTCGTTCTCGCGCGAAGACGCAGAGAACAAGTTCCTGCCCTTCTATCAGGAAACCAAGATCCTGCGCGAAAACCCGTTCGAAGTACTGGACGTGAAAGGTGTCGGTCGGCTGATGCAGATGGCGGTGCAGTGGGGCCGCGAAGTGCGGCCGGATCTCAAGGTCGGCATCTGCGGTGAGCAGGGCGGGCAGCCGGATTCGGTGCGCTTCTGCCATGCCATCGGGCTCGACTATGTATCCTGCTCCGCCCCGCGCGTGCCGATTGCGCGCCTTGCGGCGGCGCAGGCCAAACTGCGCGAAAAGGAATACAGCACCACCGTGTTTGACTAG
- a CDS encoding cytochrome c3 family protein, producing the protein MRWNAGARLILMIGLAVMSVSAFAESEEPKGPSPAMQEKIRKANEECFSCHSAEGVKNPPKPGMDLKKLRTLIRDKEAFHGSDHQRLACTKCHNEGYDEHPHAPDAKDNTSSCPDCHQKKADHAQEQFDKSVHAKNLAEKFTCTTCHNPHVMRIAKKLVDPKKIVAQDNRICLGCHDSDERFAQFAPDGKSRPAIDDIHAWLPNARIHWKAVRCVECHTPEVAADEPISHEILDKKRAEKRCVTCHSRDSALMVRLYRHLAEEDQKKYGFVNGIVLSNNYVIGSTRNPLVDTLMVGLAVLTLGGVLIHAALRVLMHYLRRSNNK; encoded by the coding sequence ATGCGATGGAACGCCGGCGCAAGACTGATACTGATGATCGGGCTTGCCGTAATGAGCGTCTCCGCTTTTGCGGAGTCCGAGGAGCCCAAAGGTCCTTCGCCCGCCATGCAGGAGAAGATCCGCAAGGCCAACGAGGAATGCTTCTCCTGCCACAGCGCCGAGGGGGTCAAGAACCCGCCCAAACCCGGCATGGACCTGAAGAAACTGCGTACGCTGATTCGAGACAAGGAAGCCTTTCATGGCTCCGATCACCAGCGCCTCGCCTGCACCAAGTGCCACAACGAAGGCTACGACGAGCATCCGCACGCGCCCGACGCCAAGGACAACACCAGCAGTTGCCCGGACTGCCACCAGAAGAAGGCAGACCACGCGCAGGAACAATTCGACAAGTCGGTGCATGCGAAGAATCTGGCCGAGAAGTTCACCTGCACGACCTGCCACAACCCGCATGTGATGCGGATCGCCAAGAAACTCGTCGACCCGAAGAAGATCGTCGCGCAAGACAACCGGATCTGCCTGGGTTGCCATGACTCCGACGAACGCTTTGCGCAGTTCGCGCCCGATGGAAAGAGCCGCCCGGCAATCGATGACATCCATGCCTGGTTGCCGAACGCGCGCATACACTGGAAGGCGGTACGCTGCGTGGAGTGTCACACGCCTGAGGTCGCTGCCGACGAGCCGATCTCGCACGAGATCCTGGACAAGAAGCGCGCCGAGAAGCGCTGCGTGACCTGCCACTCGCGCGACTCCGCGTTGATGGTTCGCCTGTATCGTCACCTCGCGGAAGAAGACCAGAAGAAGTACGGATTCGTTAACGGCATCGTCCTCAGCAACAACTACGTGATCGGTTCAACGCGCAATCCGCTTGTCGATACGCTGATGGTCGGTCTCGCTGTGCTGACCCTGGGCGGCGTGCTCATCCACGCTGCATTGCGCGTTCTCATGCACTACCTGCGCCGGAGCAACAACAAATGA
- a CDS encoding cytochrome b/b6 domain-containing protein — MTEERRHDDRRQRERRFGSSRYGSRRTDDEGGVHIYILPKWVRVWHWTNAILIITLIVTGVSLHFADSKVPLVEFPLAVRIHNIAGVALVLLYTGFVIGNALTGNWWQFIPKPPNVFQRCVNQVRYYMWGVFKGEHEPYPVTEDEHFNALQSLTYWFVIYMVLPVIVVTGLIFLYPQFAPARMFGVDGLFTIAVLHYMSATVIAAFIVAHIYLCTFGKKISSTFKTMITGWHEH, encoded by the coding sequence ATGACCGAAGAACGCCGACATGATGATCGTCGCCAGCGCGAACGCCGTTTCGGATCGAGCCGCTACGGATCGCGCCGGACCGATGACGAAGGCGGAGTCCACATCTACATCCTGCCGAAGTGGGTCCGTGTCTGGCACTGGACGAATGCGATCCTGATCATCACGCTGATCGTGACCGGCGTGAGCCTGCACTTTGCCGACAGCAAGGTGCCGCTGGTCGAATTCCCCTTGGCTGTGCGCATCCACAACATTGCCGGGGTCGCGCTGGTGCTGCTCTATACCGGCTTCGTCATCGGCAATGCGCTCACCGGAAACTGGTGGCAGTTCATTCCGAAACCGCCCAACGTCTTCCAGCGTTGCGTGAATCAGGTGCGCTACTACATGTGGGGCGTGTTCAAGGGCGAACATGAACCGTATCCCGTTACCGAGGACGAGCATTTCAACGCGCTGCAGTCGCTGACCTACTGGTTCGTGATCTACATGGTGCTACCGGTAATCGTCGTGACCGGGCTGATCTTCCTTTACCCGCAGTTCGCGCCGGCCCGGATGTTCGGCGTCGATGGACTCTTCACGATTGCAGTGCTTCACTACATGTCGGCAACCGTGATCGCGGCCTTCATCGTGGCGCACATATACCTTTGCACCTTCGGAAAGAAGATTTCCTCCACTTTCAAGACCATGATCACCGGCTGGCACGAGCACTGA
- a CDS encoding c-type cytochrome produces MKMNLIAAALGLTGALLVSPLASAADADAAQALAKKEGCPKCHAVDKKKEAKSFTEIGKKYAAKADGEKKLMEHLTSGEKVKMEDGTEEEHKIIKTKDVDQQKNLVGWILSLGK; encoded by the coding sequence ATGAAAATGAATCTGATCGCAGCAGCGCTGGGACTGACCGGCGCCCTTCTGGTGTCGCCGCTGGCGAGCGCCGCCGATGCCGATGCCGCACAGGCGCTGGCCAAGAAAGAGGGTTGCCCGAAGTGCCACGCCGTCGATAAGAAGAAAGAGGCCAAGTCCTTCACCGAGATCGGCAAGAAGTACGCCGCGAAGGCCGATGGCGAGAAGAAGCTGATGGAGCACCTGACCTCCGGTGAGAAGGTCAAGATGGAAGACGGCACCGAAGAAGAGCACAAGATCATCAAGACGAAGGATGTCGACCAGCAGAAGAATCTGGTCGGCTGGATCCTGTCGCTCGGCAAGTAA